From Carassius gibelio isolate Cgi1373 ecotype wild population from Czech Republic chromosome B23, carGib1.2-hapl.c, whole genome shotgun sequence, the proteins below share one genomic window:
- the npbwr2b gene encoding neuropeptides B/W receptor type 2b — translation MENITSLFIPNPTCNYSMDLYYNSPNRSDLNCTPPADYFFNADLYVVLPVIYSVICAVGLTGNTAVIYVILKAPKMKTVTNMFILNLAIADDLFTLVLPINIAEHLLHYWPFGEVLCKIILSIDHYNIFSSIYFLTVMSVDRYLVVLSTVRSKRMPYRTYRAAKIVSLCVWLLVILIVVPFTVFAGVYISPDDNERKSCVLSFPSPESLWFKASRIYTLILGFAIPVSTICILYTMMLYKLRHMRLNTNAKALDKAKKKVTIMVFIVLAVCLFCWTPFHLSTIVALTTDLRTTPLLIGISYFIASLSYANSCLNPFLYAFLDDSFRKAFKKMLECRPA, via the coding sequence ATGGAGAACATCACGAGCCTCTTCATCCCAAACCCAACATGCAACTACAGCATGGACTTATACTACAACTCTCCAAACCGGAGCGATCTGAACTGCACGCCGCCGGCTGACTACTTCTTTAACGCAGATCTGTACGTGGTTCTCCCGGTCATTTACTCCGTGATATGCGCCGTGGGTCTGACGGGCAACACGGCGGTCATATATGTGATCCTCAAAGCACCCAAAATGAAGACAGTGACCAATATGTTCATCCTGAACTTGGCGATCGCCGACGACCTGTTCACTTTAGTGCTGCCTATCAACATAGCGGAACATCTGTTACACTACTGGCCGTTCGGCGAGGTGCTGTGCAAAATAATTTTAAGCATCGACCACTACAACATCTTCTCGAGCATTTACTTTCTGACAGTTATGAGTGTGGACCGGTACCTGGTGGTGCTGTCGACCGTGCGCTCCAAGCGCATGCCGTACCGCACATACCGGGCAGCCAAGATAGTGAGCCTGTGCGTGTGGCTGCTGGTGATCCTCATCGTCGTGCCGTTCACCGTGTTCGCGGGAGTCTACATCAGTCCCGACGACAACGAGAGAAAAAGCTGTGTCCTAAGTTTCCCCAGTCCTGAAAGTTTGTGGTTCAAAGCGAGCCGGATTTACACCCTCATACTGGGTTTTGCAATCCCGGTGTCTACGATTTGCATTCTTTACACCATGATGCTGTACAAATTAAGACACATGCGCTTGAACACCAACGCCAAAGCGCTGGACAAAGCCAAGAAGAAGGTGACTATCATGGTGTTCATCGTACTGGCCGTGTGCCTGTTCTGCTGGACGCCCTTTCACCTCAGCACCATCGTGGCTCTGACCACAGACCTGCGGACCACACCGCTTCTCATCGGCATCTCGTACTTCATTGCCAGCCTGAGCTACGCCAACTCCTGTCTGAACCCGTTCCTCTACGCCTTCCTGGACGACAGCTTTAGAAAAGCCTTCAAGAAGATGTTAGAATGTAGACCTGCTtga